One Phenylobacterium hankyongense DNA segment encodes these proteins:
- a CDS encoding TonB-dependent receptor yields MPAQATSEALLQVALQAGASLGGELDACRGASRALNGRLTLEAALNQLLAGQPCRFRLDSRGAILIVAAPPGRPQPHTPPPLAPRPPVAAAAAPAPTTVAVGELVVTAGRRAELPGRTPYAISALRGSDLPRLGVTDIPALASLVAGMTVTNLGPGRDKVLLRGLSDGAYTGVTQSTVSLYLDDVPVTYNAPDPDLRLIDVDRVEVMRGPQGTLYGGGTMGGIVRVVTNRPDLDTYSGEATAGLSYTLSGGINTSLEAVANMPVLPGRVALRAAAYQEHWSGFIDDVNLGLKHVNSGGRDGARLAVRAQVTDDWSVTLGGIHQSINTDDTQYVLAGLGRLQRANSVREPHDNDFDEVSATVEGGGRWGRVVFSLARLLHHYDSRYDATPAVGAFTDQPGAAAFDDSRRVDLLVSELTLSSSPDERWRWLAGAFASSGRVDAQSTLDQLSPAPAQLYAETRVDHIREVAVYGETAYDLTSRLNAVVGLRWFSFAFSTDSLVTQGPGSRTFSDSGEANGFSPKFSLRYQPNGRTTYYVQAAEGYRPAGFNTAGPVGETFDGSSGGLRRQFDADELWNYEVGAKLQLMDGRVQLRLAAFYAVWGAIQSDQYLPSGLPYAVNVGDGANRGLEAEIDWRLSPAWRLRAAALVDDPQLTRVNPNFQSKPDAGLPGVTSGSVSAALSYRRPLTGSLEFRADAEAAYLGHSNVAFAPQSSSQSGGYATARISVALEAPHWAVSAFVDNPANSSANTFAFGNPFRIGRQKVITPLRPLTAGVNLTMRF; encoded by the coding sequence GTGCCTGCCCAGGCCACCTCGGAGGCCCTGCTGCAGGTGGCGCTGCAGGCCGGGGCCTCGCTCGGCGGCGAGCTCGACGCCTGCCGCGGCGCGTCGCGCGCGCTCAATGGGCGTCTGACGCTGGAGGCGGCGCTGAACCAGTTGCTGGCCGGCCAGCCGTGCCGCTTCCGGCTGGATTCGCGCGGCGCGATCCTAATCGTCGCCGCGCCCCCGGGCCGGCCCCAGCCGCACACGCCGCCGCCCCTCGCACCCCGCCCACCCGTGGCGGCGGCCGCCGCCCCCGCGCCCACGACCGTCGCCGTGGGCGAGCTGGTGGTGACCGCGGGCCGGCGCGCAGAGCTTCCCGGACGGACCCCGTACGCCATCAGCGCGCTGCGCGGTTCGGACCTGCCGAGGCTTGGGGTGACCGACATTCCCGCCCTGGCCTCGCTGGTCGCCGGCATGACCGTGACCAACCTGGGGCCCGGACGCGACAAGGTGCTGCTGCGAGGGCTTTCGGACGGGGCCTACACCGGGGTCACCCAGTCGACCGTCAGTCTCTATCTGGACGATGTGCCGGTCACCTATAACGCCCCTGACCCGGACCTGCGGCTGATCGACGTGGACCGAGTCGAGGTGATGCGGGGCCCCCAGGGCACGCTCTACGGCGGGGGAACGATGGGGGGCATCGTGCGCGTCGTCACCAACAGGCCCGACCTGGACACCTATTCCGGCGAAGCGACCGCGGGCCTCTCCTACACGCTGTCCGGGGGGATCAACACCAGCCTGGAAGCCGTCGCCAACATGCCCGTGCTGCCGGGTCGTGTCGCCCTCAGGGCCGCCGCCTACCAGGAGCACTGGAGCGGCTTTATCGACGACGTCAACCTGGGCCTGAAGCACGTCAACAGCGGCGGTCGCGACGGGGCGCGGCTGGCGGTCCGTGCGCAGGTCACCGACGACTGGTCTGTGACCCTCGGCGGCATCCATCAGTCGATCAACACCGACGACACGCAGTACGTCCTGGCCGGCCTGGGCCGGCTGCAACGGGCGAACAGCGTCCGCGAGCCGCACGACAACGATTTCGACGAGGTCTCCGCCACCGTCGAGGGCGGCGGCCGTTGGGGACGCGTGGTCTTCTCGCTGGCGCGGTTGCTGCACCACTACGACAGCCGGTACGACGCGACCCCGGCGGTCGGCGCCTTCACAGACCAGCCTGGCGCGGCGGCGTTCGACGACTCGCGGCGGGTCGACCTGCTGGTCAGCGAACTGACGCTGTCGTCGTCGCCCGACGAGCGCTGGCGCTGGCTGGCAGGCGCCTTCGCCTCCAGCGGCAGGGTCGACGCGCAATCGACCCTGGATCAGCTCAGCCCCGCGCCAGCGCAGCTCTATGCGGAGACCCGCGTCGACCACATCCGGGAAGTGGCCGTCTATGGAGAGACCGCCTACGACCTGACCTCACGGCTCAACGCGGTCGTCGGCCTGCGCTGGTTCAGCTTCGCCTTCTCCACCGACTCGCTGGTGACGCAGGGACCCGGCAGCCGGACGTTCAGCGACAGCGGCGAGGCCAACGGCTTCTCGCCCAAGTTCTCGCTGCGCTACCAGCCCAACGGGCGGACGACCTACTACGTCCAGGCGGCGGAAGGATATCGCCCCGCCGGCTTCAACACCGCCGGCCCCGTCGGCGAGACCTTCGACGGTTCCTCCGGCGGCCTGCGGCGGCAGTTCGACGCCGATGAGCTGTGGAACTACGAGGTGGGCGCCAAGCTGCAGCTCATGGATGGCCGGGTCCAGCTGCGCCTGGCGGCCTTCTATGCGGTCTGGGGCGCGATCCAGAGCGACCAGTATCTGCCCTCCGGGCTGCCCTACGCCGTGAACGTCGGCGACGGCGCCAATCGCGGGCTGGAAGCCGAGATCGACTGGCGACTGTCGCCGGCCTGGCGGCTGCGCGCCGCGGCCCTGGTGGACGATCCCCAGCTCACGCGCGTCAACCCGAACTTCCAATCAAAGCCCGACGCGGGCCTGCCCGGGGTGACCAGCGGCTCGGTGAGCGCGGCGCTCTCCTATCGTCGGCCGCTGACCGGAAGCCTGGAGTTTCGGGCGGACGCCGAGGCCGCCTACCTCGGGCATTCGAACGTCGCCTTCGCGCCGCAAAGCTCCTCGCAAAGCGGTGGCTACGCCACCGCCCGGATCTCGGTCGCCCTGGAGGCGCCCCATTGGGCGGTGAGCGCCTTCGTCGACAATCCGGCCAACAGCAGCGCCAACACCTTCGCCTTCGGCAATCCCTTCAGGATCGGCCGCCAGAAGGTCATCACCCCGCTGCGGCCGCTGACCGCCGGGGTGAACCTGACGATGCGCTTCTAG